Proteins encoded within one genomic window of Mycolicibacterium monacense:
- the mshB gene encoding N-acetyl-1-D-myo-inositol-2-amino-2-deoxy-alpha-D-glucopyranoside deacetylase, with translation MMSELVPRLLFVHAHPDDETLTTGGTIAHYVRRGADVRVVTCTLGEEGEVIGEQYAQLAVDHADQLGGYRIAELTAALAALGVDAPHFLGGPGHWRDSGMADTPARHQPRFVDADMAEAAGLLAAILDDFRPHVVVTYDPDGGYGHPDHVQTHRVTTAAVERAQWQVPKFYWTVMSKSGMGDAFAVARDVPEEWLQVSVDDVPFLYTDDRIDAVVDVSDSIEAKVAAMRAHATQISVAPNGQSCALSNNIAMPIPGVEHYVLVSGAPGPRDARGWETDLLAGVNLA, from the coding sequence CTGATGTCAGAACTCGTCCCTCGCCTGCTGTTCGTCCACGCCCATCCGGACGACGAGACGCTCACGACCGGCGGCACCATCGCTCATTACGTCCGCCGCGGTGCGGACGTTCGCGTGGTCACCTGCACGCTCGGCGAGGAAGGTGAGGTGATCGGGGAGCAGTACGCCCAGCTCGCCGTCGACCACGCCGACCAGTTGGGCGGTTACCGGATCGCCGAACTCACCGCCGCGCTCGCCGCGCTGGGAGTGGACGCACCGCATTTCCTCGGTGGCCCCGGCCATTGGCGCGACTCCGGGATGGCCGACACCCCGGCGCGCCACCAGCCGCGCTTCGTCGACGCCGACATGGCCGAGGCCGCCGGCCTGCTCGCCGCGATCCTCGACGACTTCCGCCCGCACGTCGTGGTCACCTACGACCCCGACGGAGGGTATGGACACCCGGACCACGTCCAGACCCACCGCGTCACCACCGCGGCCGTCGAGCGTGCGCAGTGGCAGGTGCCCAAGTTCTACTGGACCGTCATGTCCAAGAGCGGGATGGGCGACGCCTTCGCCGTTGCCCGCGACGTCCCCGAGGAGTGGTTGCAGGTCAGCGTCGACGACGTGCCTTTCCTCTATACCGACGACCGGATCGACGCCGTCGTCGACGTCAGCGACAGCATCGAGGCGAAGGTCGCCGCCATGCGCGCCCACGCCACGCAGATCTCGGTCGCGCCCAACGGCCAGTCCTGCGCGCTGTCGAACAACATCGCGATGCCGATCCCCGGCGTGGAGCACTATGTACTCGTCTCCGGTGCGCCGGGCCCACGCGACGCACGCGGCTGGGAAACCGACCTGCTCGCCGGCGTGAACCTGGCGTAG